A genome region from Staphylococcus capitis subsp. capitis includes the following:
- a CDS encoding PLP-dependent transferase, whose translation MKDTELAQIALTKDHTGAIANPIYLSTAYQHPHLGQSTGYDYTRTKNPTRTAFEESFAKLEKGIASFATSSGMAAIQLICNIFKPGDEVLVAFDLYGGTFRLFDFYEQQYGVKFKYVDFLDYEDVEKNITPQTKALFIEPISNPQMIEIDVEPYYVLSKKHNLLTIIDNTFLTPYLSTPFEEGADIVLHSATKYIGGHNDVLAGVVTVKDEHLAEQLGQFHNMIGATLSPLDSYLLQRGLKTLHLRIDRSQENAQRLAERCRHSESIDEVLYSGRTGMLSLRLNKAFSVAKFLENLDICIFAESLGGTETFITFPYTQTHVDMPDAEKDKRGIDEHLIRLSVGIEDYHDIEADIIQALENSKVGVIS comes from the coding sequence ATGAAGGATACTGAATTAGCTCAAATTGCTCTAACAAAGGATCATACCGGCGCTATTGCCAATCCAATTTATTTATCTACTGCATATCAACATCCTCATCTAGGTCAATCAACAGGATATGATTATACACGCACTAAGAACCCAACTCGCACAGCGTTCGAAGAATCATTTGCCAAACTTGAAAAAGGCATTGCATCTTTTGCCACTTCTAGTGGAATGGCAGCAATCCAACTCATTTGTAACATCTTCAAACCTGGGGATGAAGTGCTCGTAGCATTTGATTTATACGGAGGCACTTTCCGTTTATTCGATTTCTACGAACAACAATATGGCGTGAAATTTAAATACGTTGATTTCTTAGATTATGAAGATGTTGAAAAAAATATAACTCCACAAACAAAAGCTTTATTTATTGAACCGATTTCCAATCCACAAATGATAGAAATTGATGTCGAACCATATTATGTTCTAAGTAAAAAACACAATTTATTAACAATCATTGATAATACGTTCTTAACGCCCTATCTATCAACACCTTTTGAAGAAGGTGCAGATATCGTTTTACATTCTGCAACGAAATATATTGGCGGACATAACGATGTATTAGCCGGCGTCGTAACTGTGAAAGATGAACACCTGGCTGAACAACTTGGACAATTCCATAATATGATTGGCGCAACGTTATCACCTTTAGACAGTTATCTACTTCAAAGAGGTCTTAAGACATTACATCTTCGTATCGATCGCTCTCAAGAGAATGCACAACGACTCGCTGAACGTTGTCGTCATTCAGAATCCATAGACGAAGTCCTCTATAGTGGCCGTACAGGAATGCTTAGTTTAAGACTCAATAAGGCTTTTAGCGTCGCTAAATTTTTGGAAAATTTAGACATCTGCATATTCGCAGAAAGTTTAGGAGGAACAGAAACATTTATCACCTTCCCATATACACAAACACATGTAGATATGCCTGATGCTGAAAAAGATAAACGAGGAATAGACGAACACCTGATTCGACTATCAGTTGGTATTGAAGATTATCACGATATTGAAGCAGATATTATTCAAGCATTAGAAAATTCTAAAGTAGGAGTGATTTCATGA
- a CDS encoding ParB/RepB/Spo0J family partition protein, translated as MTQNDDQRLQLERDEQVQHVAIGLIKPNPYQPRKAFDEDKLQDLAKSIQQHGILQPIVIRETIQGYYIVVGERRFRASQIVGLESIPAIVKKLSDEDMMELAIIENLQREDLNAIEEAESYKKLMSDLKITQQEVARRLGKSRPYIANMLRLLHLPSAIMKMVREGELSGAHGRTLLSLKDEALMKKVGKEAVRESWSVRQLEQYVNTYLQEGESNAKPKQANNKKPKFIQQQERLLKEQYGSKVEISTSKNIGKITFEFKSEDEFKRIIQQLNRK; from the coding sequence ATGACACAGAATGATGATCAGCGCTTGCAACTCGAGAGAGATGAGCAAGTTCAACATGTAGCTATAGGTTTAATCAAGCCTAATCCTTACCAACCGCGTAAGGCCTTTGATGAGGATAAATTGCAAGATTTAGCTAAATCCATTCAACAACATGGAATCCTTCAACCTATTGTAATAAGAGAAACCATACAAGGATATTATATTGTAGTGGGCGAGCGACGCTTTAGAGCTTCACAAATCGTTGGGTTAGAAAGTATTCCTGCGATAGTTAAAAAGTTATCTGATGAAGATATGATGGAGCTCGCAATTATTGAAAATTTACAACGTGAAGATTTAAATGCGATTGAAGAGGCTGAAAGTTATAAAAAATTAATGTCGGATTTAAAGATTACGCAGCAAGAAGTTGCTCGTAGATTAGGTAAATCACGTCCTTATATTGCGAATATGCTTAGATTACTCCATCTTCCATCCGCCATTATGAAGATGGTTAGAGAGGGAGAGCTCTCTGGTGCACATGGCCGCACCTTATTATCCTTAAAGGACGAAGCTTTAATGAAAAAGGTAGGTAAAGAAGCCGTCCGGGAGTCTTGGAGCGTACGACAACTTGAGCAATATGTAAATACATATTTACAAGAAGGCGAGTCGAATGCAAAACCAAAGCAAGCGAATAATAAAAAACCAAAATTTATTCAACAACAGGAAAGGTTACTTAAAGAGCAGTATGGTTCTAAAGTTGAAATTTCCACGTCTAAAAATATTGGAAAAATCACGTTCGAATTTAAATCAGAAGACGAGTTTAAAAGAATTATTCAGCAATTGAATAGAAAGTAG